A section of the Glandiceps talaboti chromosome 8, keGlaTala1.1, whole genome shotgun sequence genome encodes:
- the LOC144439292 gene encoding piRNA biogenesis protein EXD1-like encodes MAAYEGLDVRFVTDDGQFRGILHSLDGISKKITLRKVTCLDTGKCFPGLLNFYGHEIILLEVLEDGIQKADKASSELKKPSQSYGLLSNPEEVRGFVSKSRGQRNQGASILDRHESPKHLKNLRDYDPEKEVLSKKSATEGTADTDTDLKFGTLTVKFGEHDKEYNVDYTLIDTADHVYRAAIGCIKQQKFIAVNMEGVLIGRRGKICIVQVATRQHVYLFDILQLGFACFNQGLGEIFESKDIVKVKC; translated from the exons ATGGCAGCTTATGAGGGACTGGATGTTCGGTTCGTTACAGATGACGGTCAGTTCAGGGGCATTTTACACTCCCTCGATGGTATTAGCAAGAAGATAACGCTCAGGAAGG TTACATGTTTAGACACAGGGAAATGTTTCCCTGGTCTCCTCAACTTTTATGGACATGAAATAATCCTTT TGGAAGTTTTGGAAGATGGTATTCAGAAGGCTGATAAGGCATCATCAGAGTTAAAGAAACCCAGCCAATCATATGGCTTATTGTCAAATCCAGAGGAAGTCAGGGGATTTGTTTCAAAAAGTAGAGGTCAGAG GAATCAGGGCGCAAGTATCCTGGATCGTCATGAATCTCCAAAACATCTTAAAAACCTGAGAGACTATGACCCTGAGAAAGAAGTACTCAGTAAGAAATCAGCCACTGAGGGCACTGCAGATACTGATACCGACCTCAAATTTggaacat TGACTGTGAAGTTTGGTGAACATGACAAGGAGTACAATGTAGATTATACATTGATTGATACAGCTGATCATGTCTATAGGGCTGCT ATTGGTTGTATTAAACAACAAAAGTTTATTGCTGTTAATATGGAAGGTGTGTTGATTGGACGAAGGGGGAAAATTTGTATTGTTCAG GTGGCAACTAGACAGCATGTCTACTTGTTTGATATTCTTCAGCTTGGATTTGCATGTTTTAATCAAGGACTGggtgaaatatttgaaagtaaagACATTGTGAAGGTAAAGTGTTAA
- the LOC144438945 gene encoding uncharacterized protein LOC144438945, whose amino-acid sequence MADKLPVEAISHMMRYLSVSDRKEAALVNKRWYEAAMDPILQQDIIITFQTPSMTEGPIIGFGKRRSPNLVLNHIDGSSHSKLVIQKACQYMGQHLNRLSLKGSDITEGTFMSIVQYCHNLVSLDLSCCNSLFMSGKFLSKPKDLEAVKAALVNLKELNLSSLRYLSDSLFNRIMTCVPNIEKLSLASCHLTFEFNPYRDSKYRNSESVLTFTSLLNSIEAHTKTLQSLDLSRTAITNDGICSLVNIKALQLRELSLKGCRDITDSGIAVLVKNQTSLTKLDLSSCQELKDGAIHAIRNNLVELQHLNINKCRYVTDSPIQLLCSTLPNLTYFNASECFQLTSKGLIKGLCGGSTSTLVSLNLSCCSLVKDDLVLAMSKVMINLEELDLGSCLPLTDKSVNIIAKSFGQLRSLRLAWCKEVTDYGLLGLEKYIYQDDLAERDDEVPNINQGVKMITPGKPNEYSSGRFSRNYSNIGMFSIPADGDRNPPKKISFSELEREIKKEEYTALYMIKGLQSLNLNACHRVTDLGIIQAIRFRELRKLNLSMCPKLTDDGLIAVSKNNKSLEELYISQCQKITDVGIIAVAKNLLRLAILDVSSSDQITDKSLQVLGKYCPQLRNLDVSTCGQITMEAVDAISQTLKYLTVQARYVGGSLEHELFSY is encoded by the exons atggCTGACAAGCTACCGGTGGAG GCGATATCTCACATGATGAGATATCTGAGTGTATCTGACCGCAAAGAGGCTGCCTTGGTTAATAAACGATGGTACGAGGCAGCAATGGATCCAATCCTACAGCAAGACATTATCATTACATTCCAGACTCCATCCATGACTGAAGGGCCAATTATTGGCTTTGGTAAACGTAGAAGTCCAAATCTGGTGCTGAACCACATTGATGGATCATCACACTCAAAATTGGTGATTCAGAAAGCTTGTCAGTACATGGGACAACATCTAAACAGACTGTCTCTGAAAGGTTCCGATATCACAGAAGGTACCTTTATGTCAATAGTTCAGTATTGTCATAATCTTGTCTCGTTGGATCTCAGTTGTTGTAACAGTTTATTCATGTCAGGGAAGTTTCTGTCAAAACCGAAAGACTTAGAGGCAGTGAAGGCAGCGCTAGTTAACCTGAAAGAATTGAACCTCAGCTCTCTACGCTATCTCTCAGATTCCCTTTTCAACAGGATAATGACTTGCGTTCCAAACATTGAGAAGCTTTCCCTCGCATCTTGCCATTTGACGTTTGAGTTTAACCCCTACAGAGACAGTAAATATCGAAACTCTGAGTCCGTTCTGACTTTTACCAGTCTTTTGAACAGTATTGAAGCACACACCAAAACTCTACAGAGTCTAGACTTAAGCAGGACCGCCATCACAAATGATGGTATCTGCTCACTCGTTAATATCAAGGCATTGCAGCTGAGAGAGTTGAGTCTGAAGGGATGTAGAGATATTACAGATAGTGGTATTGCAGTGCTTGTCAAGAATCAGACCTCACTGACAAAGTTAGACCTTAGCTCTTGTCAGGAGCTGAAAGATGGTGCCATCCATGCCATCAGAAATAATCTGGTTGAATTACAGCATCTTAACATCAACAAATGTCGATATGTGACTGACTCACCAATCCAGCTATTGTGTTCCACTCTACCAAACCTGACCTACTTCAATGCATCAGAGTGCTTTCAGTTGACCTCCAAGGGTCTCATCAAAGGACTGTGTGGAGGTTCAACATCCACTCTGGTGTCACTCAATCTCAGCTGTTGCAGTTTGGTCAAAGATGACCTGGTACTTGCCATGTCCAAGGTCATGATAAACCTAGAGGAGCTTGACCTCGGATCGTGTTTACCTCTGACTGACAAGAGTGTCAACATCATAGCCAAGTCATTTGGTCAACTGCGATCTCTGAGATTGGCGTGGTGTAAGGAGGTGACAGACTATGGTCTACTAGGATTGGAAAAATATATCTACCAGGATGACCTAGCAGAGAGAGATGATGAAGTACCGAATATAAACCAGGGTGTTAAGATGATTACACCTGGCAAACCAAATGAATACAGCAGTGGAAGATTCTCCAGAAACTACAGCAACATTGGTATGTTCAGTATCCCGGCAGATGGGGATCGAAATCCACCAAAGAAGATCTCCTTCTCGGAGTTAGAAAGAGAAATCAAGAAAGAAGAGTACACAGCACTGTATATGATCAAGGGGCTGCAGAGCTTGAATCTCAATGCTTGTCATCGCGTCACTGACTTGGGAATCATCCAGGCAATCAGATTCAGAGAACTACGCAAACTCAACCTGAGTATGTGTCCAAAGCTGACAGATGATGGCCTGATAGCTGTATCAAAGAATAACAAAAGCTTGGAAGAATTGTACATCAGTCAGTGTCAGAAGATCACAGATGTTGGCATCATAGCAGTGGCTAAGAATCTGCTGCGACTAGCCATACTGGATGTTTCTAGCAGTGATCAGATAACAGACAAGTCATTGCAGGTACTTGGGAAATACTGCCCTCAACTGAGAAATCTGGATGTGTCAACATGCGGACAAATTACTATGGAGGCTGTTGATGCCATTTCACAAACACTGAAATATCTGACTGTACAGGCTCGATATGTTGGTGGCTCCCTAGAACATGAACTCTTTAGCTACTGA